One window of the Cryptomeria japonica chromosome 7, Sugi_1.0, whole genome shotgun sequence genome contains the following:
- the LOC131076370 gene encoding S-locus-specific glycoprotein S6-like, whose amino-acid sequence MIFAVNNCCSLALGGGDYLVLGESLVGNQSIISKNGMFELGFFSPRGTNNWYIGIWYAQIYPQVIVWVANRDNPIRSMLGVLKFSSDGHLRLLDGPNNSEIVWESFAHSTDTWLPGMKLWKGMKLTSWKSYVDPTSGLFSVGMDMSPGKTTDADGCISVDEKGEIKYWDLMDDGTWNQGWSTYQGQCSGYDIYGANGLCNIANDVCSCIKGFKPKRDTKGWWSSGCSRRRLLQCSVIESTTDGFLESKNQNLPEEESISYKKKSTMQIWGFQVRGKRESARRKDILALPPNSIDAGKI is encoded by the exons ATGATTTTTGCAGTGAATAATTGCTGTTCGTTAGCACTAGGTGGTGGAGATTACCTTGTACTGGGGGAGTCGCTCGTTGGAAATCAGAGCATAATATCAAAGAATGGCATGTTTGAACTGGGATTTTTCAGTCCAAGAGGAACGAATAATTGGTACATTGGCATCTGGTACGCACAAATTTATCCACAGGTCATAGTTTGGGTAGCTAACAGAGATAATCCTATCAGAAGCATGCTCGGCGTTCTGAAATTTTCAAGCGACGGTCATCTCAGATTGCTTGATGGGCCG AACAATTCTGAGATTGTTTGGGAGAGCTTCGCGCATTCGACAGATACATGGTTACCTGGAATGAAGCTGTGGAAAGGGATGAAGCTAACTTCATGGAAGAGTTATGTGGATCCTACAAGTGGGCTCTTCTCTGTAGGAATGGACATGTCTCCAGGAAAGACAACAGATGCTGATG GGTGTATCTCTGTAGATGAGAAGGGTGAAATAAAATATTGGGACTTGATGGATGATGGGACTTGGAATCAGGGATGGTCGACATACCAAGGTCAATGCAGTGGGTATGATATCTATGGGGCAAATGGATTGTGCAATATTGCAAATGATGTGTGTAGTTGTATTAAGGGTTTCAAGCCCAAGCGTGACACTAAAGGTTGGTGGTCAAGTGGGTGTTCTCGGCGAAGGCTTCTGCAATGCTCTGTCATAGAGAGCACAACTGACGGCTTCTTGGAATCCAAGAACCAAAACTTGCCCGAAGAAGAATCTATCTCATACAAGAAGAAGTCAACAATGCAAATTTGGGGTTTCcaa